The Fulvivirga ligni genome window below encodes:
- a CDS encoding YciI family protein, whose product MEEYALIMRHEDGAKVASPEQIQQWMKLTMDWIGGIAAQNKFVSSVGLPFDDAKVVINKSEQVVVTNGPFGDIKETLGGLIVVKAESIEEAIEFAKGSPVLLADGNSIEVRKVQSNS is encoded by the coding sequence ATGGAAGAATACGCATTAATCATGAGACATGAGGACGGTGCTAAGGTAGCATCTCCGGAGCAGATCCAACAATGGATGAAATTAACTATGGATTGGATCGGCGGCATTGCAGCTCAAAACAAATTTGTAAGCTCCGTAGGTTTACCCTTCGACGATGCTAAGGTGGTTATCAATAAAAGTGAACAAGTGGTAGTAACTAACGGCCCTTTCGGTGATATCAAAGAGACCCTTGGTGGGCTCATTGTGGTAAAAGCGGAGTCGATAGAAGAGGCTATTGAGTTTGCAAAAGGTTCGCCAGTATTACTAGCGGATGGAAATAGCATAGAGGTGAGAAAAGTACAGAGTAACTCTTAA
- a CDS encoding alpha/beta fold hydrolase, whose amino-acid sequence MENMLELDIPILYVAGGNDHHSIMNMDYAKLEFMRKGKGNLTYKVFPNCDHFFMETKADETGKKEWIDHLDEVNDFALEWVVKNKVK is encoded by the coding sequence ATTGAAAATATGCTTGAGCTGGATATTCCCATACTATATGTAGCTGGAGGGAATGATCATCATAGTATTATGAATATGGACTACGCCAAGCTTGAGTTCATGAGAAAGGGGAAAGGCAATTTGACCTATAAAGTTTTTCCTAACTGCGACCACTTCTTCATGGAAACCAAAGCAGATGAAACCGGCAAAAAAGAATGGATTGATCATCTTGATGAGGTAAATGATTTCGCTTTGGAGTGGGTGGTAAAGAATAAAGTGAAGTGA
- a CDS encoding serine hydrolase domain-containing protein, with amino-acid sequence MTKKPTKLIIRIILLVGTVVSLFFVPWLLVKAWILPLPDTVQEQMNEAIGHGFDGMIVYVDQAGKPPQYYAAGWHNRESKEPARPKALFKIASISKLYDAVAVTKLVNRGVLSLDKTVADYLPELADRIENADKITLRLMIQHRSGMPNFTDTPNFWGAPTHTFEESIALILDKPANFEPGEDYEYCNTNYLIINKIMDDALGYNNFQFIKQEILVPLNLKNTFGSLAEVNMDDVMSGYHVGHPYDLKADEHGMLATAEDVGTFLRALNDDSLFAPGEQEIYSSIYEYKHAGWVPGYQSFAEYYQDLDAVVVAFYSTTDPKLYNWNLSEIINTRIVKILRKAER; translated from the coding sequence ATGACTAAGAAACCAACCAAACTAATTATTAGAATCATTTTGCTGGTGGGAACTGTTGTTTCCTTATTTTTTGTGCCATGGTTATTGGTTAAAGCATGGATACTGCCGCTACCAGATACAGTTCAGGAGCAAATGAATGAAGCCATCGGCCATGGTTTTGATGGAATGATTGTATATGTAGACCAGGCTGGTAAGCCACCTCAATATTATGCCGCTGGCTGGCACAATAGAGAATCTAAAGAGCCTGCCAGACCTAAAGCTCTCTTTAAAATAGCCAGCATAAGTAAGTTGTATGATGCTGTGGCAGTAACTAAGCTAGTGAACCGTGGCGTTCTTTCTTTGGATAAAACTGTGGCTGATTATCTGCCAGAGCTTGCAGATCGCATTGAGAATGCCGATAAAATCACTTTACGACTGATGATTCAGCATAGAAGTGGTATGCCTAATTTTACGGATACTCCCAACTTTTGGGGAGCACCTACACATACGTTTGAAGAAAGTATAGCTTTGATTCTAGATAAACCGGCCAATTTTGAGCCCGGTGAAGATTACGAATACTGTAACACTAATTATCTTATAATCAATAAGATAATGGATGATGCCCTCGGGTATAATAACTTTCAATTCATCAAACAGGAAATTCTGGTTCCACTCAATCTTAAAAACACCTTTGGTTCACTCGCCGAAGTGAATATGGATGATGTAATGAGTGGCTACCATGTGGGGCACCCGTATGATCTAAAGGCCGATGAACATGGTATGTTGGCCACAGCCGAAGATGTAGGCACGTTCCTCAGGGCTCTAAATGATGATTCTTTGTTCGCTCCAGGAGAGCAGGAAATATATTCTTCCATATATGAATATAAGCATGCGGGTTGGGTGCCTGGTTATCAGAGCTTTGCGGAATACTATCAAGACCTTGATGCTGTTGTGGTAGCGTTTTATAGTACTACCGACCCTAAACTTTACAATTGGAATTTATCGGAAATTATTAATACCAGGATTGTTAAAATATTGAGGAAAGCAGAACGTTGA
- a CDS encoding carbon-nitrogen hydrolase family protein, with product MRISVAQINPAKGDILKNIESHEKWIKIAVTEKADIIAFPELSLTGYEPALAKKLAMDFNDPGLSVFQAASDRYAISIALGVSTQSEQGVMISMIIFQPDKARKIYSKQILHDDELPYFVQGHEQLIFKVADKSIAPAICYESLQKAHAENVKINGADIYLASVAKSQNGINKAFNHYPTIANEYSMPVIMGNNIGYCDNFMGAGQSAVWNEKGELLGKLSDDKEGLLIYDTLTQEIIIREEL from the coding sequence ATGAGAATTAGCGTAGCACAAATAAATCCAGCTAAAGGAGATATTCTAAAGAATATTGAATCCCATGAAAAGTGGATTAAAATTGCGGTAACTGAAAAGGCCGATATAATAGCCTTTCCGGAGTTGTCGCTTACCGGGTATGAACCCGCATTGGCTAAGAAGCTAGCAATGGACTTCAATGATCCTGGACTCAGTGTATTTCAAGCTGCGAGTGACAGATATGCCATTTCAATCGCCTTGGGAGTATCTACTCAAAGTGAGCAAGGTGTAATGATAAGCATGATAATATTCCAGCCAGATAAAGCTCGAAAGATCTATTCAAAACAAATTTTACATGATGATGAATTGCCATATTTTGTACAAGGGCACGAGCAACTGATCTTCAAGGTGGCCGATAAAAGCATTGCACCAGCCATCTGTTATGAGTCTTTACAAAAAGCACATGCTGAAAATGTGAAAATTAATGGTGCGGATATTTATTTAGCCAGCGTAGCCAAATCTCAGAACGGGATCAATAAGGCCTTCAATCATTATCCTACGATTGCCAATGAGTATTCTATGCCTGTTATAATGGGAAATAATATAGGGTATTGCGATAATTTTATGGGTGCAGGACAAAGTGCTGTTTGGAATGAAAAAGGAGAGCTTCTAGGAAAGTTGTCGGATGATAAAGAAGGCCTTTTAATATACGATACTCTAACTCAGGAAATAATAATAAGGGAAGAGTTGTAG
- a CDS encoding M28 family peptidase, with translation MKIYSFIVIMLLLVNGAMAEQIDTLSIKTHLNKIINTERPRSYRNIESLNYVADYIFNDFNKYADTVYYQPYHVNNQEYKNVVCVFGNKNAKTVVIGAHYDVCGSQDGADDNASGVVGLLELAKLLKGQKLNYRIEIVAYTLEEPPFFRTENMGSFIHAKSLYEEQVDVYGMVSLETIGYFDDSKRSQDYPIGILSLIYGNKGNYITLVNKFSKGKFCRKFNKQFKSMGLVRTKKFTAPAKLPGIDFSDHLNYWAFDYSALMITDTAFYRNKNYHQNTDTIETLDLARMSKVIDAVYQALIGLK, from the coding sequence ATGAAAATATATAGCTTTATCGTTATTATGCTCTTATTGGTGAATGGAGCCATGGCAGAGCAGATAGATACGCTGAGTATCAAGACGCATCTAAACAAGATTATAAATACTGAAAGACCCAGAAGCTACAGAAATATTGAATCCCTGAATTATGTAGCTGACTACATTTTTAATGATTTTAATAAATATGCTGATACGGTATATTATCAACCATATCATGTTAATAATCAGGAATATAAAAATGTGGTGTGCGTCTTTGGTAATAAGAATGCCAAAACTGTAGTGATAGGGGCCCATTATGATGTTTGTGGTAGCCAGGATGGTGCCGATGATAATGCAAGTGGCGTGGTCGGGTTATTAGAATTGGCCAAATTATTAAAGGGGCAAAAATTAAACTACAGAATAGAGATTGTTGCCTACACCTTGGAAGAACCACCCTTTTTTCGAACGGAAAACATGGGCAGTTTCATTCATGCAAAGTCCTTGTATGAAGAACAGGTAGATGTTTATGGTATGGTTTCCTTAGAAACCATAGGCTATTTCGATGACTCAAAAAGATCCCAGGATTACCCCATTGGCATCTTATCATTGATATATGGAAATAAAGGCAACTATATCACGCTGGTCAATAAATTTTCCAAGGGAAAATTCTGTAGAAAATTCAACAAACAGTTTAAAAGTATGGGGCTAGTCCGAACTAAAAAATTTACGGCTCCTGCAAAGCTACCCGGAATCGACTTTTCTGATCATTTGAACTACTGGGCCTTTGATTATAGCGCTCTTATGATCACAGATACTGCATTTTATAGAAATAAGAATTATCATCAAAACACAGACACCATTGAAACGCTTGATTTAGCGAGAATGAGTAAGGTGATTGATGCTGTTTATCAGGCCTTGATCGGGTTGAAGTGA
- a CDS encoding glycosyltransferase family 39 protein, with product MKHHSLSVQIFLAIAFLIGIIIRAVQFFAEPSMWKDELFSVVNIEKMTFWELMTQQPEYNQVAPVGFYVIQKFFYSLIGSTEMAFRLYPFIGSLITLWLFYLIARKFLTSTKLVLAVFFMATVIGPWWQSFNAKPYTGDIMFLMFFVWIGLTILDRTLNRSEIWTYGLIGFLGASASFPASIFVIALTVVFFLKKEDVKVYEYIPMIVLWLAGGVWNIIYAKLIISSDVATAMAGHHSNMLPPSGVIDYILFFPEQLTLNLGDFLTVIGANNPVIVVRSVILLLLSAITLYPIIKYKRADFFILILPVIMMIGLVGFYILPMAGRTAYYGLWPFLLLPLIGLAFLQTKTRWAKPWLTNTIAMIVILPSVLFVVLGATSLPVESEPVKKMLSYYNQHKQPGDVLYVHGSGDLYMSYYGPKYEVDDYILGEYEYAITAEEYAKNLEQLKGHSRVWFLFTGYRPEMDPTLSLEDINGIMTQEAKLIEEKQFKSAGYPNMLNLYDFTGD from the coding sequence ATGAAACATCATTCTTTATCTGTTCAAATTTTTCTGGCCATTGCCTTTCTTATTGGCATCATCATACGTGCCGTCCAGTTCTTTGCAGAACCTTCCATGTGGAAAGATGAGCTTTTCTCTGTAGTCAATATAGAGAAAATGACCTTTTGGGAGCTGATGACACAACAACCTGAATATAACCAGGTGGCACCAGTTGGGTTCTATGTGATTCAGAAGTTCTTCTACTCCCTAATAGGTAGCACCGAAATGGCTTTCCGCTTGTATCCATTTATAGGATCACTTATTACACTTTGGCTATTCTATTTAATCGCCAGGAAATTCCTTACTTCCACCAAGCTGGTACTTGCTGTATTTTTTATGGCCACCGTTATCGGCCCCTGGTGGCAGTCTTTCAATGCGAAACCTTATACAGGCGATATTATGTTTTTGATGTTCTTCGTCTGGATAGGGCTTACCATTCTCGATCGTACGCTCAACAGAAGTGAGATTTGGACTTATGGCCTGATTGGTTTTTTGGGAGCGTCAGCTTCATTTCCTGCGAGCATATTTGTAATTGCTTTAACGGTTGTTTTCTTTTTGAAAAAGGAAGATGTTAAAGTATATGAATACATACCCATGATCGTATTATGGCTGGCTGGCGGAGTTTGGAATATCATTTATGCTAAACTCATTATTTCATCAGATGTTGCTACGGCTATGGCCGGGCATCACTCCAACATGCTTCCTCCTTCAGGAGTGATAGACTATATTTTATTCTTCCCAGAGCAGTTGACATTAAATTTGGGTGATTTCCTTACTGTAATTGGCGCCAATAATCCTGTAATTGTAGTACGGAGTGTTATTCTGCTGCTGCTATCTGCTATTACACTTTACCCCATTATTAAATATAAACGAGCAGACTTTTTCATACTTATCCTTCCTGTGATCATGATGATAGGTTTGGTGGGTTTTTATATTTTACCAATGGCAGGTAGAACAGCATATTATGGTTTGTGGCCATTTTTATTACTACCACTGATTGGCCTAGCATTTTTACAAACAAAGACACGGTGGGCAAAACCCTGGTTAACAAACACTATAGCCATGATAGTTATATTACCATCGGTTTTGTTCGTTGTTTTGGGGGCCACAAGCCTTCCTGTAGAGTCTGAACCGGTCAAGAAAATGCTTTCCTATTATAACCAGCATAAGCAGCCCGGTGATGTGTTATATGTGCATGGTTCTGGAGATCTCTATATGAGTTATTATGGTCCTAAGTACGAAGTGGATGATTATATATTGGGCGAATATGAATATGCCATAACTGCCGAGGAATACGCCAAAAACCTTGAACAACTCAAAGGCCACAGCAGGGTGTGGTTCTTGTTCACGGGCTACAGACCTGAAATGGATCCTACCTTATCCCTTGAAGATATCAATGGTATTATGACCCAGGAAGCAAAGTTGATTGAAGAAAAGCAATTCAAAAGTGCTGGTTATCCGAATATGCTCAACTTGTATGATTTTACGGGAGATTAG
- a CDS encoding helix-turn-helix domain-containing protein, which produces MSNENFLQRVQAILDKQAFRESFEVTELADEICLSRSQLHRKIHALTGKSASQLIKEHRLLHAQKLLLSTELTVAEIAYQVGFKSPTYFNSCYKDHFNLTPGEARASGQADPAPVSHTKKQFSKSGLIGIAVFFLLITVSAFYFTGSTNDQEADKNTTKAAEVAFTKGQHLMYQFTAESFEKATTYYYKSLAIDTTYTPAYIGLAEINYYSCYPRISKERSLKAEKHARQALDIEPGLSEGHRILGMIYYQCDWHWKAADEQFQLALENDVNNCVAQFYYSHYQTFVSGRLKDARELVESAKLACPLFIYHYLLSAEQYIALADYHLALAELSTAIEIDSNEASSYWLASVAYQKQKRMDEAVEALVNYCERLGLSNEKQVISAFETGGLSNIYQLIIEEMINQRGEWTDAYMIAKAYALTNDEEQTLSWLNKGYDQKIMDLSKIKYDFHFQFLHSNPEFLNLLTRMNLGKYDSTL; this is translated from the coding sequence ATGAGCAATGAAAACTTTTTACAGCGCGTACAGGCTATACTAGATAAGCAGGCCTTTAGGGAAAGTTTCGAAGTTACAGAGCTGGCTGATGAGATATGCCTGAGTAGGTCACAATTGCATCGAAAAATACATGCATTAACGGGTAAGTCAGCCAGTCAGCTAATCAAAGAACACCGGCTGTTGCATGCTCAAAAACTTCTTCTTTCTACAGAACTTACTGTTGCTGAAATTGCTTACCAGGTGGGCTTTAAAAGCCCGACATATTTTAATTCCTGTTATAAAGACCACTTCAATCTTACACCGGGAGAGGCCAGAGCTTCAGGTCAGGCAGATCCTGCTCCGGTTAGTCACACAAAGAAGCAATTCAGTAAGTCTGGTCTCATTGGAATCGCTGTATTTTTTTTATTGATCACAGTTTCGGCGTTTTACTTTACCGGATCAACTAACGATCAGGAGGCAGATAAAAATACTACTAAAGCGGCAGAAGTGGCTTTCACCAAAGGGCAGCACCTCATGTACCAGTTCACTGCCGAAAGCTTTGAGAAAGCAACCACATATTATTACAAAAGCCTGGCTATTGACACTACCTATACACCTGCTTACATAGGCCTGGCAGAGATAAACTATTACAGCTGCTACCCACGGATATCAAAAGAAAGATCTCTAAAGGCTGAGAAACATGCACGTCAGGCACTTGATATTGAGCCTGGTTTATCAGAAGGTCATCGCATCTTAGGTATGATCTATTACCAGTGTGACTGGCATTGGAAAGCTGCTGATGAGCAGTTTCAGTTGGCACTGGAGAATGATGTGAACAACTGCGTTGCGCAGTTTTATTATAGTCACTATCAAACATTTGTTTCCGGCCGGCTTAAAGATGCCAGAGAGTTAGTAGAAAGTGCAAAATTAGCCTGCCCGCTATTTATTTATCACTACCTGTTATCTGCAGAGCAATACATCGCTCTGGCGGACTATCATCTGGCATTGGCTGAATTATCCACTGCCATAGAAATTGATAGCAATGAAGCCAGTAGCTATTGGTTAGCATCTGTGGCTTATCAAAAACAGAAGCGCATGGATGAAGCTGTAGAAGCTCTGGTAAATTATTGTGAACGATTAGGCCTGAGTAATGAAAAGCAAGTAATATCAGCATTTGAAACCGGAGGCCTCAGTAATATATATCAACTGATCATCGAAGAAATGATAAACCAAAGAGGTGAGTGGACTGATGCATATATGATAGCCAAAGCATATGCGCTCACAAATGATGAGGAGCAAACATTATCATGGTTGAATAAAGGTTATGATCAGAAGATTATGGATTTAAGTAAAATCAAGTATGACTTTCATTTCCAGTTTCTTCATTCCAACCCAGAATTCCTCAATTTGCTCACCCGTATGAATCTGGGTAAGTACGATTCTACCTTGTGA
- a CDS encoding LytR/AlgR family response regulator transcription factor, translated as MKVLIIEDEIRAVNQLQSMLKTCDFKFELLEIIDTVEDAARWFEENETPDLVFMDIQLADGLSFEIFQKTTVKAPIIFTTAFDQYAIQAFKVNSVDYLLKPIQQDDLKGALNKFLQSNRSATLDQDTLKHLLSDLQVPAERKGILVKSGSGFVQLKIADLLYCYSEDSITFGVTQDKRFIIDETIDVLFSTLEESAFFKINRGQIVAKSSIMKIEPYFNHRVILSVTNPRDQQFIVSRPKTSEFKQWMNR; from the coding sequence ATGAAAGTTTTAATTATTGAAGACGAAATAAGGGCGGTAAATCAGTTGCAATCAATGCTCAAAACATGCGACTTCAAGTTTGAGTTGCTTGAGATTATAGATACAGTGGAAGATGCTGCGCGCTGGTTTGAAGAAAACGAAACTCCTGATCTCGTATTCATGGATATTCAGCTGGCCGATGGCTTAAGCTTTGAAATTTTCCAGAAAACAACCGTAAAGGCTCCTATTATATTTACCACAGCCTTTGATCAATACGCCATTCAGGCCTTCAAGGTCAATAGCGTCGACTATTTGTTGAAGCCTATTCAGCAGGATGATTTAAAGGGAGCACTCAATAAGTTCCTGCAATCCAATAGGTCAGCAACGTTGGATCAAGACACCTTAAAACATTTGCTCAGTGATTTGCAAGTGCCTGCGGAAAGAAAAGGTATACTGGTTAAATCAGGTAGTGGATTTGTGCAGTTGAAAATAGCCGATTTACTCTATTGCTATTCTGAAGATAGCATAACGTTTGGCGTTACGCAGGACAAACGCTTTATTATTGATGAGACTATAGATGTACTGTTCAGCACGCTGGAAGAGTCAGCATTCTTCAAAATCAATAGGGGACAAATAGTCGCTAAGTCTTCCATTATGAAAATAGAGCCTTATTTCAACCACAGAGTGATCCTTTCTGTCACCAATCCCAGAGATCAGCAATTCATAGTGAGCCGTCCAAAAACCAGCGAATTTAAGCAGTGGATGAACCGGTAA
- a CDS encoding sensor histidine kinase, whose amino-acid sequence MITNREKRIKYLGFDDKWVTIIGILLLGISALYVFNSEVAHLTTVELIFTYCASFFLSTCDWLVNRLLLIKVRKLYPGLKNSVKRVTVLCIGTVINVILIDFLVVGFISLIAENAHYNFPERARSLLVIVFLTIMVMAIYEAIYFFALLQKSVREEEQSKQAIIQAELDTLRNQAQPHFFFNSLNTLRDIIDQSPKEDARQFVDKLSDIYRFLLESGSTNLISLKAELKFAKAYIHVQSERFGENLKLNWNIPEALENKAVAPMSLQLLLENAIKHNVVSRAKPLEINVEAVNDVIVVANKIQKKSTQLPSTKMGLKNIEKRYALISDRSIEIVNDGALFSVSLPLLNHNLLKEE is encoded by the coding sequence ATGATCACTAATAGGGAGAAACGTATAAAATATCTGGGCTTCGATGATAAGTGGGTTACTATCATCGGGATTTTACTTTTGGGCATATCGGCCCTGTATGTATTCAATTCTGAAGTAGCGCACCTCACCACAGTTGAGCTCATTTTTACTTACTGTGCCTCTTTCTTTTTATCTACGTGTGACTGGCTGGTGAATAGGTTACTCTTAATAAAAGTACGGAAGCTCTATCCCGGTTTAAAGAACAGCGTTAAGCGGGTTACGGTCCTTTGCATTGGCACAGTAATCAACGTCATATTAATTGATTTTCTGGTGGTTGGTTTTATCTCTCTCATTGCGGAAAATGCCCATTATAATTTTCCAGAAAGAGCCAGGTCATTGCTGGTGATAGTTTTTCTCACCATTATGGTTATGGCCATTTATGAAGCTATTTACTTCTTTGCTCTGCTCCAAAAATCGGTGCGCGAAGAAGAGCAATCCAAGCAGGCGATCATACAGGCCGAGTTGGATACGCTGCGCAATCAGGCTCAGCCCCATTTTTTCTTTAATTCGTTGAACACCCTGCGGGATATCATAGACCAGAGTCCTAAAGAAGATGCCAGGCAATTTGTGGATAAGCTTTCGGATATCTATCGCTTTTTACTAGAGTCAGGCAGTACCAATTTAATTTCTTTGAAGGCGGAGTTGAAGTTTGCGAAAGCATACATCCATGTGCAGTCCGAAAGATTTGGAGAGAACCTCAAGTTAAACTGGAACATTCCGGAAGCATTGGAGAACAAGGCAGTGGCACCAATGAGCCTTCAACTGCTATTAGAAAATGCCATCAAACACAATGTGGTTTCCCGAGCTAAGCCACTGGAAATCAATGTGGAAGCTGTGAATGATGTCATTGTGGTGGCTAATAAAATTCAAAAGAAATCTACGCAGTTGCCATCCACTAAAATGGGACTGAAAAATATAGAAAAGCGGTATGCGCTCATCTCCGACAGATCCATCGAAATAGTGAATGATGGTGCTCTGTTTTCCGTTTCGCTGCCATTATTGAATCATAACCTGCTTAAGGAAGAATAA